The following coding sequences are from one Gossypium hirsutum isolate 1008001.06 chromosome A12, Gossypium_hirsutum_v2.1, whole genome shotgun sequence window:
- the LOC121211208 gene encoding uncharacterized protein: MACTISMKMTLAILALSLFSSCLQATLGEIICEHLDQDTCAYAVASTGKRCVLEKHVKRSGEEEYTCRTSEIEADKINNWIETDQCVKSCGLDRKSFGISSDSLLESRFTEMLCSPQCYNGCPNVIDLYFNLAAGEGIFLPKLCEAQKGNIRRGMSEIRSSGMVAPGPVGGVKFLGVAPAMAPY; the protein is encoded by the exons ATGGCTTGCACCATTAGCATGAAGATGACCTTGGCTATCCTTGCTCTCTCATTATTCTCCTCTTGCTTACAAGCCACACTAG GGGAAATTATATGTGAACACCTTGACCAAGACACCTGTGCTTACGCGGTGGCGTCCACAGGCAAGCGCTGTGTGCTCGAGAAGCACGTCAAGAGGAGCGGTGAAGAAGAATACACTTGCCGTACCTCCGAGATCGAAGCCGATAAGATAAACAACTGGATCGAAACCGATCAGTGCGTTAAATCGTGCGGCCTCGACCGGAAATCATTCGGTATCTCCTCCGATTCCCTCCTCGAGTCTCGCTTCACCGAAATGCTTTGCTCTCCTCAATGTTACAATGGTTGCCCCAACGTCATCGATCTTTACTTCAACCTCGCCGCCGGAGAAG GTATTTTTCTTCCGAAATTATGTGAAGCACAAAAAGGAAACATACGTAGAGGAATGTCGGAGATTCGGAGCTCCGGTATGGTTGCCCCGGGACCCGTCGGCGGTGTGAAGTTTTTGGGAGTTGCTCCGGCAATGGCGCCATACTAA
- the LOC121211209 gene encoding zinc finger CCHC domain-containing protein 9 isoform X1 — MANKRQKLARKQYKEAHPELFPTPQPTAAKDPDKKKKKKNSKFKRKREGSKELKSPNNGYKKGIRKHPLRVPGMRPGESCYICKAKDHIAKLCLQKAQWEKHMICLHCRQRGHSLKNCPEVMDKKTCYNCGEAGHSLSKCPQPLQDGGTKFAQCFVCKESGHLSKNCPKNTHGIYPKGGCCKICGGVTHLAKDCPDKGKRASISANREGGLSFGTDERPTGKVTKFSSGDDLEDDFIIQEPESATNDAEIKSKNQTGPKVVNFEG, encoded by the exons ATGGCGAACAAAAGGCAGAAATTAGCTCGCAAGCAATACAAAGAAGCACACCCCGAGCTGTTTCCAACCCCACAGCCAACCGCAGCAAAAGACCcagacaagaagaagaagaagaaaaacagcAAGTTTAAGCGCAAAAGAGAAGGATCCAAAGAGCTTAAAAGCCCCAATAATGGATATAAGAAAGGGATTAGGAAACACCCACTTAGAGTTCCTGGGATGAGGCCTGGTGAAAGTTGTTATATATGTAAAGCTAAAGATCATATTGCCAAGCTTTGCCTTCAAAAAGCTCAATGGGAGAAGCATAtg atatGTTTGCACTGTCGTCAACGTGGACACAGTTTAAAGAACTGCCCTGAAGTAATGGATAAAAAGACTTGTTACAACTGTGGAGAAGCTGGACATTCGCTTTCAAAATGTCCTCAACCTCTTCAAGAtg GTGGTACTAAGTTTGCTCAATGTTTTGTCTGTAAGGAATCTGGACATTTGAGCAAGAACTGCCCCAAAAATACTCATGGAATCTATCCAAAG GGTGGTTGTTGTAAAATATGCGGTGGAgtaacacatttggccaaagatTGTCCCGATAAAGGCAAAAGAGCATCTATTTCTGCTAACAGAGAAGGTGGTTTAT CGTTTGGAACCGATGAAAGGCCTACAGGTAAAGTGACGAAATTTTCAAGTGGTGATGATCTCGAGGATGACTTCATAATACAAGAACCCGAATCAGCGACCAATGATGCTGAGATAAAATCTAAAAATCAAACAGGTCCTAAAGTAGTAAATTTTGaaggataa